A genomic segment from Spinacia oleracea cultivar Varoflay chromosome 3, BTI_SOV_V1, whole genome shotgun sequence encodes:
- the LOC110804748 gene encoding carboxyl-terminal-processing peptidase 3, chloroplastic, whose protein sequence is MQLLNPNLDLNLPIMSSISVNHTHNHKILLKPTSTSTLFSAISPRSSCKFNRKGRIPILCYSLPSSNPRNCNESDSSVSKSNEFRIGVGKWVFNLVVGTVAVGSIFMDFDSPALAESLTVAFPVSRSVEVNRVQRTLIEAWGLIRETFVDPTFNHQDWDSKLQQTMVEMFPLRSADAAYTKISGMVSSLGDPFTRIISPKEYQNFRIGSDGNLQGVGLFVNAEPTSGHLVVVSCVDDSPASRAGIHEGDELVEINGERLDGMSSETVALKLRGKAGTTVKVKVHRGNDTPFSSNMREVNLPREYIKLSPISSAIIPHKTPEGHLSRTGYVKLSVFSQTAASDMEKVIHQLEDQDVHSYILDLRNNPGGLVTAGLDIAQLWLDGEETLVYTTDKDRHIFPINMVDGHAITHDPLVILVNEGSASASEILAGALHDNGRAILVGHKTFGKGKIQSVTELHDGSALFVTVAKYLSPLRHEIDKIGITPDVQCTADMLNAPKLSMVKDKNARSVLEADSCIMVAEHVLDIQQTQGTAS, encoded by the exons ATGCAACTTCTAAACCCTAATCTCGATCTTAATCTCCCAATTATGTCATCAATTTCTGTTAATCATACTCATAATCACAAAATCCTCCTTAAACCCACTTCTACTTCAACCTTATTCTCCGCCATCTCTCCTCGATCATCCTGCAAATTCAACAGAAAAGGCAGAATTCCAATTCTATGCTATTCTTTACCTTCTTCGAATCCCAGAAATTGCAATGAAAGTGATTCATCTGTTTCAAAATCCAATGAATTCAGGATTGGCGTTGGTAAATGGGTGTTTAATTTAGTAGTAGGGACAGTTGCTGTTGGTTCGATTTTCATGGATTTTGATTCTCCGGCTTTAGCTGAGTCTCTCACTGTTGCATTTCCGGTGTCTCGTTCTGTTGAG GTTAATAGAGTACAAAGGACCTTAATCGAGGCTTGGGGTTTGATTAGAGAAACCTTTGTTGATCCTACTTTCAATCACCAAG ACTGGGATTCAAAGCTGCAACAAACAATGGTGGAAATGTTCCCTCTCAGGTCAGCTGATGCAGCTTATACCAAGATCAGTGGGATGGTCTCTAGTTTAGGAGATCCTTTTACAAGAATAATCAGTCCTAAG GAGTACCAAAACTTCAGAATTGGAAGTGATGGAAACTTGCAAGGTGTTGGGTTGTTCGTCAATGCAGAACCAACTTCAGGGCATCTG GTAGTTGTTTCTTGTGTTGACGATAGTCCAGCTTCACGTGCTGGTATACACGAAGGAGATGAGCTAGTTGAGATTAATG GGGAAAGGCTTGATGGAATGAGTAGTGAAACAGTAGCACTGAAGCTCAGAGGAAAGGCTGGAACAACTGTCAAAGTAAAAGTCCACAGG GGTAATGATACTCCTTTCAGTTCAAATATGAGAGAG GTCAACCTACCTCGGGAGTACATTAAGTTGTCTCCGATCTCCAGTGCTATAATTCCCCATAAAACCCCTGAAGGGCATTTGTCTAGAACAGGTTATGTAAAACTCTCAGTGTTCTCTCAG ACTGCAGCTTCTGATATGGAAAAAGTAATACATCAACTAGAAGATCAGGATGTTCACTCATACATATTGGACTTGAGGAACAACCCA GGTGGTTTAGTTACAGCTGGTCTTGATATTGCTCAATTATGGCTTGATGGAGAGGAAACTCTAGTTTATACAACCGATAAGGACAGACATATATTTCCGATTAATATGGTTGATGGACATGCTATAACACATGATCCTCTTGTAATCCTT GTGAATGAGGGGAGTGCTAGTGCAAGCGAGATTCTAGCTGGTGCACTGCATGATAATGGCCGTGCTATCCTTGTAGGACACAAAACTTTCGGCAAAGGAAAAATTCAG AGTGTTACAGAGCTGCATGATGGATCAGCCTTATTTGTTACGGTGGCTAAGTATTTGTCGCCTTTACGACATGAGATTGACAAGATAGGTATAACGCCTGATGTTCAGTGTACCGCGGATATGCTGAATGCACCCAAGTTATCCATGGTAAAGGATAAAAATGCAAGGTCTGTTTTAGAAGCTGATTCTTGCATTATGGTGGCAGAACATGTATTAGACATCCAACAGACACAAGGAACTGCTTCCTGA